The Xanthomonas sontii genome contains a region encoding:
- a CDS encoding bifunctional riboflavin kinase/FAD synthetase, with protein sequence MSRLFRDVEGGTLFPQGSVVCIGAFDGLHLGHRALVRQAIARAREAGVPAVALSFEPLPREFFAPAAPPPRLTLARAKVQGLLQLGIDSVGLLRFDRRMASMSAEDFVQRVLVERLRAREVWIGPAFRFGHKRGGDIALLRALGAQHGFAADEIAPVHLREERISSTRIRELLVAGEFAHAAELLGRPYAIGGRVVRGKQLGRTLGYPTANLRFARTPALSGIYATWVHGVAAQPWPSVSSFGTRPTVQGVEPLLEAHLFDFQGDLYGRHIEVEFVAKLRDEETFADLPALTAQMHRDAALARQLLAAPAGAGLPPVPAAPRADLPLKTTDR encoded by the coding sequence ATGAGCAGGCTGTTTAGAGACGTCGAGGGCGGGACCCTGTTCCCGCAGGGAAGCGTGGTCTGCATCGGCGCCTTCGATGGCCTGCACCTGGGCCACCGCGCGCTGGTGCGGCAGGCGATCGCGCGCGCGCGCGAAGCGGGCGTGCCGGCGGTGGCGCTGAGCTTCGAGCCGCTGCCGCGCGAGTTCTTCGCCCCGGCCGCGCCGCCGCCGCGGTTGACCCTGGCCCGGGCCAAGGTGCAGGGCCTGCTCCAACTCGGCATCGACAGCGTCGGCCTGCTGCGCTTCGACCGGCGCATGGCCTCGATGAGCGCGGAGGACTTCGTGCAGCGCGTGCTGGTCGAGCGCCTGCGTGCGCGCGAGGTCTGGATCGGCCCGGCGTTCCGCTTCGGCCACAAGCGCGGCGGCGACATCGCGCTGCTGCGTGCGCTGGGCGCCCAGCATGGCTTCGCCGCCGACGAGATCGCGCCGGTGCACCTGCGCGAGGAGCGCATTTCCAGCACCCGCATCCGCGAGCTGCTGGTGGCCGGCGAGTTCGCCCATGCCGCCGAACTGCTCGGCCGCCCGTATGCGATCGGCGGCCGCGTGGTGCGCGGCAAGCAGCTCGGGCGCACGCTCGGCTATCCCACCGCCAACCTGCGGTTCGCCCGCACCCCGGCGCTGTCCGGCATCTACGCCACCTGGGTGCACGGGGTGGCGGCGCAGCCGTGGCCGTCGGTGTCCAGTTTCGGCACCCGCCCGACCGTGCAGGGCGTGGAGCCGCTGCTGGAAGCGCACCTGTTCGATTTCCAGGGCGACCTGTACGGTCGCCACATCGAGGTGGAGTTCGTCGCCAAGCTGCGCGACGAGGAAACCTTTGCCGATCTGCCGGCGCTGACCGCGCAGATGCACCGCGACGCCGCGCTGGCGCGGCAACTGCTCGCTGCGCCTGCTGGCGCGGGCCTGCCGCCCGTGCCCGCCGCCCCGCGCGCGGACCTCCCCCTGAAGACCACCGACCGGTAA
- the murJ gene encoding murein biosynthesis integral membrane protein MurJ — translation MLRGLLSFSSMTMVSRVLGLVRDQAITISFGANATTDAFWVAFRIPNFLRRLFAEGSFATAFVPVFTEVKETRPHADLRALMSRVSGTLGGVLLLVTALGLIFTPQVAMLFNPGATDDPAKFGLIVDLLRLTFPFLLFVSLTALAGGALNSFHRFGLPALTPVILNLCMIAGALWLAPRLQVPILAMGWAVLVAGVLQLLFQLPALRGIDLLTLPRWGWRHPDVRRVLSLMVPTLFGSSIAQINLLLDTVIASFLYAGSQSWLSQADRFLELPLGVFGVALGTVILPALSRHHVKTDRAGFSSALDWGLRTTLLIAVPAMLGLMLLSQPLVATLFQYGKFTAFDTRMAAMSVFGLSFGLPAFALLKVLLPAFYSRQDTRTPVRAGVAALVANMALNLLFLAILYQLWVPAELRAQGVRAALAAVPGLHLALGLASAVASYLNLSLLWRWLRRDQVYQPKPGWSGYLLRLGVACAAMAAVLALGLHWLPAFTTMDKWHRIGSLLLLVGGGGAVYLLALLALGFRPRDLREH, via the coding sequence ATGCTCCGCGGGCTGCTCTCGTTCAGCAGCATGACCATGGTCTCGCGCGTGCTGGGACTGGTGCGCGACCAGGCCATCACCATTTCCTTCGGCGCCAACGCCACCACCGACGCGTTCTGGGTGGCGTTCCGCATTCCCAACTTCCTGCGCCGGCTGTTCGCCGAGGGCTCGTTCGCCACCGCCTTCGTGCCGGTGTTCACCGAGGTGAAGGAAACCCGCCCGCACGCCGACCTGCGCGCGCTGATGTCGCGGGTGTCCGGCACCCTGGGCGGGGTGCTGCTGCTGGTCACCGCGCTGGGGCTGATCTTCACCCCGCAGGTGGCGATGCTGTTCAATCCTGGCGCTACCGACGACCCGGCCAAGTTCGGGTTGATCGTCGATCTGCTGCGGTTGACCTTCCCGTTCCTGCTGTTCGTGTCGCTGACCGCGCTGGCCGGTGGCGCGCTCAACAGCTTTCACCGCTTCGGCCTGCCGGCGCTGACCCCGGTGATCCTCAACCTGTGCATGATCGCCGGCGCACTGTGGCTGGCGCCGCGGCTGCAGGTGCCGATTCTGGCGATGGGCTGGGCGGTGCTGGTGGCCGGCGTGCTGCAGTTGCTGTTCCAGTTGCCGGCTTTGCGCGGCATCGACCTGCTGACCCTGCCGCGCTGGGGCTGGCGGCATCCGGACGTGCGCCGGGTGCTGTCCCTGATGGTGCCGACCCTGTTCGGCTCCTCGATCGCGCAGATCAACCTGCTGCTGGACACGGTGATCGCCTCGTTCCTGTACGCCGGCTCGCAGAGCTGGCTGTCGCAGGCCGACCGCTTCCTGGAGCTGCCGCTGGGCGTATTCGGGGTGGCCCTGGGCACGGTGATCCTGCCGGCGCTGTCGCGGCACCACGTCAAGACTGATCGCGCGGGCTTTTCCAGCGCGCTGGACTGGGGGCTGCGCACCACCTTGCTGATCGCGGTGCCGGCGATGCTGGGGCTGATGCTGCTGAGCCAGCCGCTGGTGGCGACCCTGTTCCAGTACGGCAAGTTCACCGCCTTCGACACGCGGATGGCGGCGATGTCGGTGTTCGGGCTGAGCTTCGGCCTGCCGGCGTTCGCCCTGCTCAAGGTGCTGCTGCCGGCGTTCTATTCGCGCCAGGACACGCGCACGCCGGTGCGCGCCGGCGTCGCCGCGCTGGTCGCCAACATGGCGCTGAACCTGCTGTTCCTGGCGATCCTGTACCAGTTGTGGGTGCCGGCGGAGCTGCGCGCGCAGGGCGTGCGCGCGGCGCTGGCGGCGGTGCCGGGCCTGCACCTGGCACTGGGCCTGGCCAGTGCGGTGGCCAGCTACCTCAACCTGTCGCTGCTGTGGCGCTGGCTGCGCCGCGACCAGGTCTACCAGCCCAAGCCGGGCTGGAGCGGCTACCTGCTGCGGCTGGGCGTGGCCTGTGCGGCGATGGCCGCGGTCCTAGCGCTGGGCCTGCACTGGCTGCCGGCGTTCACCACCATGGACAAGTGGCACCGGATCGGCAGCCTGTTGCTGCTGGTCGGCGGCGGCGGCGCGGTGTATCTGCTCGCCTTGCTGGCGCTGGGGTTCCGGCCGCGGGATCTGCGCGAGCATTGA
- the rpsT gene encoding 30S ribosomal protein S20, producing the protein MANIKSAKKRAKQTVVRNARNTAQRSMLRTAVKKVIKALDANDAAGAEAAFAIAQPILDRFSSRGLIHKNKAARHKSRLSARIKAIKTAA; encoded by the coding sequence GTGGCCAATATCAAGTCCGCCAAGAAGCGCGCCAAGCAGACCGTCGTGCGCAACGCGCGCAACACGGCTCAGCGTTCGATGCTGCGCACCGCCGTCAAGAAGGTCATCAAGGCCCTGGACGCCAACGACGCAGCCGGCGCCGAAGCCGCTTTCGCCATCGCCCAGCCGATCCTCGACCGTTTCAGCTCGCGTGGCCTGATCCACAAGAACAAGGCTGCCCGTCACAAGAGCCGCCTGAGCGCCCGCATCAAGGCGATCAAGACCGCCGCCTGA
- the cgtA gene encoding Obg family GTPase CgtA, which translates to MKLVDEAEIQVTAGNGGNGCIGFRREKFIPLGGPDGGDGGNGGSVWLVADENLNTLVDFRHQRAFRAQRGENGMGRQMYGKAGEDLTITVPVGTVVINVETDEVIGDLVAHGDRLLVAQGGKGGLGNMHFKSSVTRAPRKATPGEEGEERTLKLELKLLADVGLLGFPNAGKSTFIRAVSAATPKVADYPFTTLYPNLGVVSVEAYRSFVIADIPGLIEGAADGAGLGAQFLRHLQRTRLLLHLVDLAPMEGGVDGVSPTEQVRAIERELQKHDPELLAKPRWLVLNKADLMFEDEARALADQVVAELGWTQPWYLVSALGREGTWPIMKDVMAFFDRQREEALEAAANAS; encoded by the coding sequence ATGAAACTCGTAGACGAAGCGGAAATCCAGGTCACGGCCGGCAATGGCGGCAATGGCTGCATCGGCTTTCGCCGCGAGAAGTTCATCCCGCTGGGTGGGCCTGATGGTGGCGATGGCGGCAACGGCGGCAGCGTGTGGCTGGTCGCCGACGAGAATCTCAACACCCTGGTCGACTTCCGCCACCAGCGCGCGTTCCGTGCGCAGCGCGGCGAGAATGGCATGGGCCGGCAGATGTACGGCAAGGCCGGCGAGGACCTGACCATCACCGTGCCGGTCGGCACCGTGGTGATCAACGTCGAGACCGACGAGGTCATCGGCGACCTGGTCGCGCATGGCGACCGCCTGCTGGTCGCGCAGGGCGGCAAGGGCGGCCTGGGCAACATGCATTTCAAGAGTTCGGTGACCCGCGCGCCGCGCAAGGCGACGCCGGGCGAGGAGGGCGAGGAGCGCACGCTCAAGCTGGAACTGAAGCTGCTGGCCGACGTCGGTCTGCTGGGCTTCCCCAATGCCGGCAAGAGCACCTTCATCCGTGCCGTGTCCGCGGCGACGCCGAAGGTCGCCGACTACCCGTTCACCACGCTGTATCCGAACCTGGGCGTGGTCAGCGTCGAGGCCTACCGCAGCTTCGTGATCGCCGACATTCCCGGGCTGATCGAGGGGGCCGCCGATGGCGCCGGCCTCGGTGCGCAGTTCCTGCGTCACCTGCAGCGCACCCGCCTGCTGCTGCACCTGGTGGATCTGGCGCCGATGGAGGGCGGCGTGGATGGCGTATCGCCGACCGAGCAGGTGCGCGCGATCGAGCGCGAGCTGCAGAAGCACGACCCGGAGCTGCTGGCCAAGCCGCGCTGGCTGGTGCTGAACAAGGCCGATCTGATGTTCGAGGACGAGGCGCGGGCGCTGGCCGACCAGGTCGTCGCCGAACTGGGCTGGACCCAGCCCTGGTACCTGGTGTCGGCGCTGGGTCGCGAAGGCACCTGGCCGATCATGAAGGACGTGATGGCGTTCTTCGACCGCCAGCGCGAGGAGGCGCTGGAGGCGGCCGCCAATGCCTCCTGA
- the rpmA gene encoding 50S ribosomal protein L27, whose amino-acid sequence MAHKKGVGSSRNGRDSNPKYLGVKMFGGQAIEAGNIIVRQRGTQFHPGAGVGLGRDHTLFALVDGKVEFSVKGAKKRRTVSVVTEA is encoded by the coding sequence ATGGCACACAAAAAAGGCGTAGGTTCCTCGCGCAACGGCCGCGACTCCAACCCGAAGTACCTGGGCGTGAAGATGTTCGGCGGCCAGGCCATCGAAGCCGGCAACATCATCGTGCGTCAGCGCGGCACCCAGTTCCACCCGGGCGCCGGCGTCGGCCTGGGCCGCGACCACACCCTGTTCGCGCTGGTCGACGGCAAGGTCGAGTTCTCGGTGAAGGGCGCCAAGAAGCGCCGCACCGTGAGCGTGGTCACCGAGGCGTAA
- the rplU gene encoding 50S ribosomal protein L21: MYAVLVTGGKQYRVAQGETLRVEKLEVEAGNEITFDNILMLGDSDGIKIGDALKGAAVTAKVVAHGRADKVRIIKFRRRKHHMKRQGHRQHYTEIEITGIAGGDKK; the protein is encoded by the coding sequence ATGTACGCAGTACTGGTCACCGGCGGTAAGCAATACCGCGTCGCGCAGGGCGAAACGCTCCGCGTGGAAAAGCTCGAAGTCGAAGCCGGCAACGAGATCACGTTCGACAACATCCTGATGCTGGGCGACAGCGACGGCATCAAGATCGGCGACGCGCTGAAGGGCGCCGCCGTCACCGCCAAGGTCGTGGCCCACGGCCGCGCCGACAAGGTGCGCATCATCAAGTTCCGCCGCCGCAAGCACCACATGAAGCGTCAGGGTCATCGGCAGCACTACACCGAAATCGAGATCACCGGCATCGCCGGTGGCGACAAGAAGTAA
- the uvrA gene encoding excinuclease ABC subunit UvrA, with the protein MAMDYIRIRGARTHNLKNLDLDLPRDKLIVITGLSGSGKSSLAFDTIYAEGQRRYVESLSAYARQFLSVMEKPDIDHIEGLSPAIAIEQKSTSHNPRSTVGTITEIYDYLRLLYARVGQPRCPDHGYPLEAQTVSQMVDQVLTLDPEQRYMLLAPVIRERKGEHAQVFEQLRAQGFVRVRVDGELYEIDAVPALALRQKHTIEAVIDRFRPREDIKQRLAESFETALKLADGMVSVQSLDDTAAAPHLFSSKYSCPVCDYSLPELEPRLFSFNAPMGACPSCDGLGVAEFFDPERVVVHPELSLSAGAVRGWDRRNAYYFQLIASLAKHYKFDVDAPWQSLPASVRQAVLYGSGDETITFTYFTDAGGRTQRKHRFEGIIPNLERRYRETESPAVREELAKYISERPCPDCKGARLNKAARNVFVADRPLPDLVVLPIDDALSFFRQLDLPGWRGEIASKIVKEIAERLGFLVDVGLDYLTLERKADTLSGGEAQRIRLASQIGAGLVGVMYVLDEPSIGLHQRDNERLLGTLTRLRDLGNTVIVVEHDEDAIRLADYVLDIGPGAGVHGGEVVGQGSVQDLLKAPRSLTGQYLSGKRRIEIPAKRHKANPKMTLHLRGATGNNLKNVDLDIPAGLLTCITGVSGSGKSTLINDTLFTLAANEINGASHSVAPYREIEHLDLFDKVVDIDQSPIGRTPRSNPATYTGLFTPLRELFAQVPEARSRGYSPGRFSFNVRGGRCEACQGDGLIKVEMHFLPDVYVPCDVCHGKRYNRETLEILYKGFNINDVLEMTVEDALKLFEPVPSIARKLETLVDVGLSYIKLGQSATTLSGGEAQRVKLSKELSRRDTGRTLYILDEPTTGLHFHDIEALLGVLHKLRDEGNTVVVIEHNLDVIKTADWIVDLGPEGGHRGGTILVTGTPEDVAACPQSYTGQFLARMLPSTSARPEQPAAMANKPDARPPRKVKPEKPAKKQAVAAKSGKVSKSTTSTGTKKKKDV; encoded by the coding sequence ATGGCGATGGATTACATCCGCATCCGCGGCGCGCGGACGCACAACCTCAAGAACCTCGACCTCGACCTGCCGCGCGACAAGCTGATCGTGATCACCGGCCTGTCCGGGTCCGGCAAGTCCTCGCTGGCGTTCGACACCATCTACGCCGAGGGCCAGCGCCGCTACGTGGAGTCGCTGTCGGCGTACGCGCGGCAGTTCCTCAGCGTGATGGAGAAGCCCGACATCGATCACATCGAAGGCCTGTCGCCGGCGATCGCGATCGAGCAGAAGTCGACCTCGCACAACCCGCGCTCCACCGTCGGCACCATCACCGAGATCTACGACTACCTGCGCCTGCTGTACGCGCGCGTCGGCCAGCCGCGCTGCCCCGACCACGGCTATCCGCTGGAGGCGCAGACGGTCAGCCAGATGGTCGACCAGGTGCTGACCCTGGACCCGGAGCAGCGCTACATGCTGCTGGCGCCGGTGATCCGCGAGCGCAAGGGCGAGCATGCGCAGGTGTTCGAACAACTGCGCGCGCAGGGCTTCGTGCGCGTGCGCGTGGACGGCGAGCTGTACGAGATCGACGCGGTGCCGGCGCTGGCGCTGCGCCAGAAGCACACCATCGAGGCGGTGATCGACCGCTTCCGCCCGCGCGAGGACATCAAGCAGCGCCTGGCCGAGAGCTTCGAGACCGCGCTGAAGCTGGCCGACGGCATGGTGTCGGTGCAGTCGCTGGACGACACCGCGGCCGCGCCGCACCTGTTCTCCTCCAAGTACAGCTGCCCGGTCTGCGACTACTCGCTGCCGGAACTGGAACCGCGCCTGTTCTCGTTCAACGCGCCGATGGGCGCCTGCCCGAGCTGCGACGGCCTGGGCGTGGCCGAGTTCTTCGATCCCGAGCGGGTGGTGGTGCATCCGGAGCTGTCGCTGTCGGCCGGCGCGGTACGCGGCTGGGACCGGCGCAATGCGTACTACTTCCAGCTGATCGCCTCGCTGGCCAAGCACTACAAGTTCGACGTCGACGCGCCCTGGCAGTCGCTGCCGGCGAGCGTGCGCCAGGCGGTGCTGTACGGCAGCGGCGACGAGACCATCACCTTCACCTACTTCACCGATGCCGGCGGCCGCACCCAGCGCAAGCATCGCTTCGAAGGCATCATCCCCAACCTGGAGCGCCGCTACCGCGAGACCGAATCGCCGGCGGTGCGCGAGGAACTGGCCAAGTACATCAGCGAACGGCCGTGCCCGGACTGCAAGGGCGCGCGCCTGAACAAGGCCGCGCGCAACGTGTTCGTCGCCGACCGCCCGCTGCCGGACCTGGTGGTGCTGCCGATCGACGATGCACTGAGCTTCTTCCGCCAGCTCGACCTGCCCGGCTGGCGCGGCGAGATCGCCAGCAAGATCGTCAAGGAGATCGCCGAACGGCTGGGCTTCCTGGTCGACGTCGGCCTGGATTACCTGACCCTCGAGCGCAAGGCCGACACCCTGTCCGGCGGCGAGGCGCAGCGCATCCGCCTGGCCAGCCAGATCGGCGCCGGCCTGGTCGGGGTGATGTACGTGCTCGACGAGCCGTCGATCGGCCTGCACCAGCGCGACAACGAACGCCTGCTCGGCACCCTCACCCGCCTGCGCGACCTCGGCAACACGGTGATCGTGGTCGAGCACGACGAGGACGCGATCCGCCTGGCCGACTACGTGCTGGACATCGGCCCCGGCGCCGGCGTGCACGGCGGCGAGGTGGTCGGCCAGGGCAGCGTGCAGGACCTGCTGAAGGCGCCGCGCTCGCTGACCGGGCAATACCTGTCCGGCAAGCGCCGCATCGAGATCCCGGCCAAGCGCCACAAGGCCAACCCGAAGATGACCCTGCACCTGCGCGGGGCCACCGGCAACAACCTCAAGAACGTCGACCTGGACATCCCGGCCGGCCTGCTGACCTGCATCACCGGCGTGTCCGGTTCGGGCAAGTCGACGCTGATCAACGACACCCTGTTCACCCTGGCGGCGAACGAGATCAACGGCGCCTCGCACAGCGTGGCGCCGTACCGCGAGATCGAGCACCTGGACCTGTTCGACAAGGTCGTGGACATCGACCAGTCGCCGATCGGGCGCACCCCGCGCTCCAATCCGGCCACCTACACCGGCCTGTTCACGCCGCTGCGCGAACTGTTCGCGCAGGTGCCGGAAGCGCGCTCGCGCGGCTACTCGCCGGGCCGCTTCAGCTTCAACGTGCGCGGCGGCCGCTGCGAGGCCTGCCAGGGCGACGGCCTGATCAAGGTGGAGATGCACTTCCTGCCGGACGTGTACGTGCCCTGCGACGTCTGCCACGGCAAGCGCTACAACCGCGAGACGCTGGAGATCCTGTACAAGGGCTTCAACATCAACGACGTGCTGGAGATGACCGTCGAGGATGCGCTGAAGCTGTTCGAGCCGGTGCCGTCGATCGCGCGCAAGCTGGAGACCCTGGTCGACGTGGGCCTGAGCTACATCAAGCTCGGGCAGAGCGCGACCACCCTGTCCGGCGGCGAGGCGCAGCGCGTGAAGCTGTCCAAGGAACTGTCGCGGCGCGATACCGGCCGCACCCTGTACATCCTCGACGAGCCGACCACCGGCCTGCACTTCCACGACATCGAGGCGCTGCTGGGCGTGCTGCACAAGCTGCGCGACGAGGGCAACACCGTGGTGGTGATCGAACACAACCTGGACGTGATCAAGACCGCGGACTGGATCGTCGACCTCGGCCCGGAAGGCGGCCACCGCGGCGGCACCATCCTGGTCACCGGCACGCCGGAAGACGTGGCGGCCTGCCCGCAGTCGTACACCGGCCAGTTCCTGGCGCGGATGCTGCCCTCCACCAGCGCGCGCCCGGAGCAGCCGGCGGCGATGGCCAACAAGCCCGACGCGCGCCCGCCGCGCAAGGTCAAGCCGGAAAAGCCTGCGAAGAAGCAGGCGGTGGCCGCCAAGAGCGGCAAGGTCAGCAAGAGCACCACCAGCACCGGCACCAAGAAGAAGAAGGACGTTTGA
- a CDS encoding thioesterase family protein, with product MSSEHKILARIPISVRWRDMDSMGHVNNAKYISYLEEARVRWMLGVEGVSMSDRIAPVVAATNVNYRAPIVWPNDILVELFVERLGTSSVTIGHRIVDQQDESRLYSDGHVVVVWMDTQTGKSAPLPDAVRKATS from the coding sequence ATGAGCAGCGAACACAAGATCCTGGCGCGCATCCCGATCAGCGTGCGCTGGCGCGACATGGACAGCATGGGCCACGTCAACAACGCCAAGTACATCTCCTACCTGGAAGAGGCGCGCGTGCGCTGGATGCTGGGCGTGGAAGGCGTCTCGATGAGCGATCGCATCGCCCCGGTGGTGGCGGCGACCAACGTCAACTATCGCGCACCGATCGTGTGGCCCAACGACATCCTGGTCGAACTGTTCGTCGAGCGCCTGGGCACCAGCAGCGTGACCATCGGCCACCGCATCGTCGACCAGCAGGACGAAAGCCGGCTGTACTCCGACGGCCACGTGGTGGTGGTGTGGATGGACACCCAGACCGGCAAGAGCGCGCCGCTGCCGGACGCCGTACGCAAGGCGACGAGCTGA
- a CDS encoding copper chaperone PCu(A)C, with amino-acid sequence MITKPFAGVLFVLCAVAATASAAEPACVTLEQGWARLPPNPAMPMTAGYGVLHNGCGKPVTVTGASSPAFGDVSLHETTLVAGVSRMRAVERVPLAPGASVELKPGGMHLMLMQGKGALTEGQVVPLQLQLEGGGKADATLTVRKQAM; translated from the coding sequence ATGATAACCAAACCATTCGCTGGCGTATTGTTCGTGCTGTGTGCGGTTGCCGCCACTGCGTCGGCCGCGGAACCGGCGTGCGTCACTCTGGAGCAGGGCTGGGCGCGCTTGCCGCCGAATCCGGCGATGCCGATGACCGCCGGCTACGGCGTGCTCCACAACGGCTGTGGCAAGCCGGTCACGGTCACCGGGGCCAGCAGCCCCGCTTTCGGCGATGTGTCGTTGCATGAAACCACGCTGGTGGCCGGAGTCAGCCGGATGCGCGCGGTCGAGCGCGTGCCGCTGGCGCCTGGCGCCAGCGTGGAACTCAAGCCCGGCGGCATGCACCTGATGCTGATGCAGGGCAAGGGTGCGCTGACCGAAGGCCAGGTCGTGCCGCTGCAGTTGCAACTGGAAGGCGGCGGCAAGGCTGATGCGACGCTGACCGTGCGCAAGCAGGCGATGTAG
- a CDS encoding enoyl-CoA hydratase/isomerase family protein: MTTLIDVINHGPLRELRLARPPVNALDTDLCRHLIQAIEQAGAEGAHGIVLSGNERLFSAGMDVPHLLSHGDDRAKLLGSWQQFFGAARALAASPIPVVAALTGHAPAGGCVLALCCDYRVMARSPDAAHPLHIGLNETQVGLVAPEGIQRLLRRVVGAHRAERLLVGGDLVSAERALEIGLVDELVDADLVVARALAWLLDLLKRPRQPMLQTRAIARADLRAALADEHIGLERLIDDWQAPDTQAALRALVARLGKG, translated from the coding sequence ATGACGACGCTCATCGACGTGATCAACCATGGCCCCCTCCGCGAACTGCGCCTGGCGCGGCCGCCGGTCAATGCGCTGGACACCGATCTGTGCCGGCACCTGATCCAGGCGATCGAGCAGGCCGGCGCCGAGGGCGCGCACGGCATCGTGCTGTCGGGCAACGAACGCCTGTTCTCCGCCGGCATGGACGTGCCGCACCTGCTGAGCCATGGCGACGACCGCGCCAAGCTGCTGGGCAGTTGGCAGCAGTTCTTCGGCGCGGCGCGCGCCTTGGCCGCCAGCCCGATCCCGGTGGTCGCAGCGCTGACCGGCCACGCCCCGGCCGGCGGTTGCGTGCTGGCGCTGTGCTGCGACTACCGGGTGATGGCGCGCAGCCCCGATGCGGCGCATCCGCTGCACATCGGCCTCAACGAGACCCAGGTCGGCCTGGTCGCCCCGGAAGGCATCCAGCGCCTGCTGCGGCGGGTGGTCGGCGCGCACCGCGCCGAGCGCCTGCTGGTCGGCGGCGACCTGGTCAGCGCCGAGCGCGCGCTGGAGATCGGCCTGGTCGACGAACTGGTCGACGCCGACCTGGTGGTGGCGCGCGCGCTGGCCTGGCTGCTGGACCTGCTCAAGCGCCCGCGGCAGCCGATGCTGCAGACCCGTGCCATCGCCCGCGCCGACCTGCGCGCGGCGCTGGCCGACGAGCACATCGGGCTGGAGCGGCTGATCGACGACTGGCAGGCGCCGGACACCCAGGCCGCACTGCGCGCGCTGGTGGCGCGGCTGGGCAAGGGCTGA
- the tesB gene encoding acyl-CoA thioesterase II yields MSAKPAPVVSELIELLSLERLEDNLFRGQSRDIGTKYVFGGQVLGQALSAAQATVENARRVHSLHAYFLRAGDIEHPIVYDVDRTRDGGSFSVRRVTAIQHGKVIFFCAASFQEQEDGATHQLKMPEVPQPEDIEPTPAARPDVLATLPTKVQRWLSRGGPFEFRHVYPRDELNPPKRPPFQQMWLRLSEPVGDAPELHQALLAYASDFHLLGTATFPHGISYYTPNVQMASLDHALWFHRPFRADDWLLYSLDSPSAQGARGLARGQFFTRDGTLVASTAQEGLIRVVPDADAAAQVPAKR; encoded by the coding sequence TTGTCCGCCAAGCCCGCCCCCGTCGTCTCCGAACTGATCGAGCTGCTGTCGCTGGAGCGGCTGGAGGACAACCTGTTCCGCGGCCAGAGCCGCGACATCGGCACCAAGTACGTGTTCGGCGGCCAGGTGCTGGGCCAGGCGCTGTCGGCGGCGCAGGCCACGGTGGAGAACGCGCGCCGCGTGCATTCGCTGCACGCCTACTTCCTGCGCGCCGGCGACATCGAGCATCCCATCGTCTACGACGTGGACCGCACCCGCGACGGCGGCAGCTTCTCGGTGCGCCGGGTCACCGCGATCCAGCACGGCAAGGTGATCTTCTTCTGCGCGGCCTCGTTCCAGGAACAGGAGGACGGCGCCACCCACCAGCTGAAGATGCCGGAAGTGCCGCAACCGGAAGACATCGAGCCGACTCCGGCGGCGCGCCCGGACGTGCTGGCGACGCTGCCGACCAAGGTGCAGCGCTGGCTCTCGCGCGGCGGCCCGTTCGAGTTCCGCCACGTGTATCCGCGCGACGAACTGAATCCGCCCAAGCGTCCGCCGTTCCAGCAGATGTGGCTGCGCCTGAGCGAGCCGGTCGGCGATGCGCCGGAACTGCACCAGGCGCTGCTCGCCTACGCCTCCGACTTCCACCTGCTCGGCACCGCCACCTTCCCGCACGGCATCAGCTATTACACGCCGAACGTGCAGATGGCCTCGCTCGACCATGCGCTGTGGTTCCATCGTCCGTTCCGCGCCGACGACTGGCTGCTGTACTCGCTGGACAGCCCCAGCGCGCAGGGCGCGCGCGGCCTGGCGCGCGGGCAGTTCTTCACCCGCGACGGCACCCTGGTGGCCAGCACCGCACAGGAAGGCCTGATCCGCGTGGTCCCCGACGCCGACGCCGCGGCGCAGGTGCCGGCAAAACGCTGA
- a CDS encoding putative signal transducing protein, protein MRQIFSSQRVETAEGVAALLRDAGIDVRLSNGRSYRTRRSGQFSYLDPVAAQAQPTVWVVHADDQPRARELLRDAGLLDSTRRDPEQGRAPYLNEFRSQVEADGGKRWAWRIRIALLLAIGAVALITVLRHRDNRAPINAPAQAPATQPATPPAQDTGSDEVRVRVQPAPRGN, encoded by the coding sequence ATGCGTCAGATCTTCAGCAGCCAACGCGTGGAAACCGCCGAAGGCGTCGCCGCCCTGCTGCGCGACGCCGGCATCGACGTGCGCCTGAGCAACGGCCGCTCCTACCGGACCCGGCGCAGCGGCCAGTTCAGCTATCTCGACCCGGTCGCGGCGCAGGCGCAGCCCACGGTGTGGGTGGTGCACGCCGACGACCAGCCGCGTGCACGCGAACTGCTGCGCGACGCCGGCCTGCTCGACAGCACCCGCCGCGATCCGGAACAGGGCCGTGCGCCCTACTTGAACGAGTTCCGCTCGCAGGTGGAAGCGGACGGCGGCAAGCGCTGGGCCTGGCGCATCCGCATCGCCCTGCTGCTGGCGATCGGTGCGGTGGCGCTGATCACCGTGCTGCGCCATCGCGACAACCGCGCGCCGATCAACGCACCGGCACAGGCACCCGCGACGCAACCGGCCACGCCCCCGGCGCAGGACACCGGCAGCGACGAAGTGCGCGTGCGCGTGCAGCCGGCGCCGCGCGGCAACTGA